DNA sequence from the Chryseobacterium turcicum genome:
CTGTACAATTTCTGTTTCAACTGCATTGGTCTGCATTTCTTCAGTGGAACAAGAGTACAACGCAAAAGTTGCGAATAGATAAAATACACATTTTTTCATAGTTAAATATTTTAAATTTGGTACGACAAGATATTAATTTCTAATGATATAGAAGGATTAAAAATTTCATTTTGAATCTAATCTACTATGCGATAAATACTGAATATTAATCCTGATTACAGATTTATTTTCAGGAATGAATTTGTAGTACAAAACAAGATTGATAATCTTACTATTTAAGCATATTAACTCTAATAAAATAGTAAAAAGTGATTCGTTAAAGTTATTCCTAAAATGCTACAGTTATCTGAACTTGTTTTTGTAATTTTGTGTTTGAAATTTTTTACTAGATGAAAGAGAGTGCTGTAAAAAAAATTGCAGTTCTTACCTCAGGAGGCGATGCTCCAGGTATGAACGCAGCATTAAGAGCGGTGGTAAGAACCGCAAATTACTATAATATCGAATGCTACGGAGTAAGAGAGGGCTACAATGGCCTTATTCACGATGATTTCCTGAAAATGGGAGCTCGTTCCGTAAAAAATATAATCAATCAGGGTGGTACAATTCTTAAATCTGCCCGTTCAGTAGAATTCAGAACCCAAGAAGGACGTCAAAAAGCTTTTGAGAACTGCCAGAAATTAGGAATTGATGGCTTAGTTTGTATTGGTGGAGACGGAACTTTTACCGGAGCAAAAATCTTTAGTGAAGAATTCGGAATCAGAGTAATTGGAGTACCAGGAACTATCGATAACGATATTTTCGGAACTGATAACACGATTGGTTACGACACTGCATTAAATACGGCGATGGATGCGATTGACAAAATCCGTGATACTGCAACTTCTCACAACAGAGTTTTCTTTGTTGAAGTAATGGGACGTGATGCAGGATTCATTGCTTTAAACAGTGGTTTAGCAACCGGAGCTTTAGATATTTTGATTCCTGAAAGAAAAGACAGCATCGAAGATTTATTCGGAAAATTCAGAAATGCAGAAAAAACAGGTAAGGCATCAAGCATCGTTGTTGTTGCGGAAGGTGAAAAACTAGCTAATGTGTATGAATTAGCCGAAAAAACAAAAGCAGAATTCCCCGATTACGACATCCGCGTAGCTGTTTTAGGGCATATGCAAAGAGGTGGTTCACCGAGTTGTGCAGACCGAGTTTTGGCAAGCAGACTTGGTTATGGTGCCGTTGT
Encoded proteins:
- the pfkA gene encoding 6-phosphofructokinase, whose protein sequence is MKESAVKKIAVLTSGGDAPGMNAALRAVVRTANYYNIECYGVREGYNGLIHDDFLKMGARSVKNIINQGGTILKSARSVEFRTQEGRQKAFENCQKLGIDGLVCIGGDGTFTGAKIFSEEFGIRVIGVPGTIDNDIFGTDNTIGYDTALNTAMDAIDKIRDTATSHNRVFFVEVMGRDAGFIALNSGLATGALDILIPERKDSIEDLFGKFRNAEKTGKASSIVVVAEGEKLANVYELAEKTKAEFPDYDIRVAVLGHMQRGGSPSCADRVLASRLGYGAVVGLMNGETNVMAGMRSNDLTYTPIEEAIKKHNEINKDLLLISEILAI